The Lucilia cuprina isolate Lc7/37 chromosome 5, ASM2204524v1, whole genome shotgun sequence genome includes a window with the following:
- the LOC111685108 gene encoding protein scylla-like: MEVLTVQNQYNDQHYNEISTTRIKNWSRSLSNNAQDPRHHHQQQQQRRHAHQQKQQTQQQLRQQQQQQQQIPPPDYYYATEDEQQIDSDSIDAAAVNELSLLLLAELRAAKTRNLTCTEVSLPSDLTQRIATDIVRVSEREPCGIRGCTVFVEYEEELNSVKRIAKLKLDPEMVSTFEVYLTLRQDKRGWTSLLPQFIKGLSRTITISPDYTINKRKLYSHDSN; encoded by the exons ATGGAAGTTTTGACAgtacaaaatcaatataatgatcaacattataatgaaatttcaacaacaagaattaaaa aTTGGTCAAGATCTTTAAGCAATAACGCACAAGACCCACgccatcatcatcagcagcaacaacaacgtcGTCATGCTCATCAGCAAAAACAGCAAACACAACAGCAATTaaggcaacaacaacagcagcagcaacagatACCACCACCAGATTACTATTATGCCACAGAAGATGAACAACAAATTGACAGTGATAGTATTGATGCGGCAGCAGTGAATGAACTTTCATTGCTTTTGCTGGCCGAATTGCGTGCTGCCAAAACTCGCAATCTCACCTGTACCGAAGTCTCATTACCCAGTGATCTCACCCAACGCATAGCCACCGATATAGTGCGTGTCTCGGAACGTGAACCCTGTGGCATACGTGGCTGTACTGTGTTTGTCGAATACGAAGAGGAGTTGAATAGTGTTAAGCGTATTGCAAAGTTAAAATTAGATCCTGAAATGGTGTCTACCTTTGAGGTGTATTTAACCTTGCGCCAGGATAAGCGAGGTTGGACCTCTCTGTTGCCCCAGTTTATAAAAGGTCTATCACGGACTATAACCATAAGTCCTGATTATACCATTAATAAGCGTAAACTTTACTCTCATGATAGCAATTGA